The proteins below are encoded in one region of Pleuronectes platessa chromosome 14, fPlePla1.1, whole genome shotgun sequence:
- the LOC128455552 gene encoding acetylcholinesterase collagenic tail peptide, translated as MGQAGQQGEKGLRGWRGLYGHIGAPGMIKGSKGNKGSRSESGVAGRPGEKGNAGVRGDPGLRGGQGHRGRAGGRGAVALKGSRGPPGKPGHRGAAGRSGLTGDAGRPGQVYVLSGLHGDTGDSGPPAKCDCSQVQTPERPLDRVQTVFLADGEKQMRRLRGENVMVLRTDRRALYIYSESQWINILVTDGNITHKHNTPEINPFMKEEPRH; from the exons ATGGGACAAGCAGGACAACAG GGGGAGAAGGGGCTTCGAGGCTGGAGAGGTCTGTACGGACACATAGGAGCTCCCGGGATgataaag gGCAGTAAAGGCAATAAGGGATCTAGG agcgAGAGCGGCGTCGCCGGACGTCCTGGAGAGAAG GGTAACGCGGGTGTGAGGGGCGACCCGGGTCTGAGGGGGGGGCAGGGACACCGAGGACgagctggaggcagaggagcagtg GCGCTGAAAGGTTCTCGTGGTCCTCCGGGGAAACCGGGTCATCGTGGTGCTGCAGGACGTTCTGGTCTGACTGGAGACGCTGGACGACCTGGACAAG TGTACGTCCTGTCAGGTCTGCAtggagacacaggagacagcGGTCCACCCGCCAAATGTGACTGTTCACAGGTTCAAACCCCAGAGCGACCGCTGGACCGAGTGCAGACG GTGTTTCTCGCGGACGGAGAGAAACAGATGCGGAGGCTGCGAGGAGAGAACGTGATGGTGCTGAGGACCGACCGACGAGCTCTGTACATCTACTCTGAATCCCAGTGGATCAACATACTGGTAACTGATGGAAAcatcacacataaacacaacactCCTGAAATAAACCCCTTCATGAAG GAAGAACCAAGACACTGA